A genomic window from Peromyscus maniculatus bairdii isolate BWxNUB_F1_BW_parent chromosome 1, HU_Pman_BW_mat_3.1, whole genome shotgun sequence includes:
- the Aldh16a1 gene encoding aldehyde dehydrogenase family 16 member A1 — protein sequence MAATRVRPSAREIFTTLEYGPAPESHACALAWLDTHDRLLGHYVNGMWLKPEHRNPVPCQDPVTGERLANCLQAQAEDIAAAVEAARTAFKTWSQLPGAARAQHLSRLAKIIQKHQQLLWTLESLVTGRAVREVRDGDVPLAQQLLQYHAVQAVAQEKALAGWGPMGVVGLILPSSFSFLDMMWRVCPALAMGCTVVALVPPAFPTPLLLAQLAGELGSFPGILNVVCGPASLGPVLASQPGVQKVAFCGAVEEGRALRRSLAGRGAELGLALGTESLLLLLDSADVDSAVEGVVDAIWSDRSLGGLRLLIQESVWEEAVRRLQARMAKLRSGPGLDGAVDMGARGAAARDLAQRFVDEAQSQGGQVFQAGDVPSSPFFSPTLVSGLPPAAPCAQAEVPWPVVVASPFRTAKEALALANGTPRGGSASVWSERLGPALELAYGLKMGTVWINAHGLRDPAVPTGGCKESGSSWHGGLDGLYEYLWPLGTPSWEPFLCESLNYDTFGLAVPSSLPSGPETGPSPAPPYGLFIAGRFQAPGARSSRPIQDSSGKLCSYVAEGGTKDIRGAVEAAHQAAPGWAAQSPGARAGLLWALAAALERRKPALASKLESHGAAPVVAKTEVELSVRRLQLWSTQVQDRGQILQVTGMRGPVLRLREPLGVLAVVCPDEWPLLAFVSLLAPALAHGNAVILVPSGACPLPALEVCQDVAALFPAGLVSVVTGDRDHLTRCLALHQDVQALWYFGSAQGSQFVEWASAGNLKSVWVNRGFPRAWDEEVEGAEVELSLHAARTKALWLPMGD from the exons GCCTGGCTGGACACCCACGACCGCCTCTTGGGCCACTATGTCAATGGGATGTGGCTGAAGCCGGAACACAGGAATCCAGTGCCTTGCCAGGACCCCGTCACAG GAGAAAGGCTGGCCAACTGCTTGCAAGCACAGGCTGAGGACATCGCTGCAGCCGTAGAGGCAGCAAGGACAGCATTCAAGACCTGGAGCCAACTTCCTGGGGCTGCTCGGGCTCAACACCTAAGCCG GTTGGCCAAGATTATCCAGAAGCACCAGCAGCTGCTGTGGACCCTGGAGTCCCTGGTCACGGGGCGGGCTGTTCGAGAAGTTCGAGATGGAGACGTCCCACTGGCCCAGcaactgctccagtaccatgcagTCCAGGCAGTTGCCCAGGAGAAGGCGCTGGCCGGCTGGGGGCCTATGG GAGTTGTTGGCCTCATCCTGccgtcttctttctctttcctggacATGATGTGGAGGGTCTGCCCTGCCCTGGCTATGG GCTGCACTGTGGTGGCTCTTGTGCCCCCAGCCTTCCCAACACCTCTCCTCCTGGCTCAGCTGGCAGGGGAGCTGGGCTCTTTCCCAGGGATCCTCAATGTGGTGTGTGGCCCTGCCTCACTGGGGCCTGTCCTGGCCTCCCAACCTGGCGTCCAGAAGGTGGCCTTCTGCGGAGCTGTGGAG GAAGGACGAGCTCTGCGGCGGAGCCTGGCAGGCAGGGGGGCCGAGCTGGGCCTGGCCCTGGGCACAgagtcactgctgctgctgctggactcAGCAGATGTGGACTCGGCTGTGGAGGGTGTTGTAGATGCCATCTGGTCAGACCGCAGCCTG GGGGGGCTCAGGCTCCTCATCCAGGAGTCTGTgtgggaggaggctgtgaggcGACTGCAGGCCAGGATGGCAAAGCTGCGGAGTGGACCAGGGCTGGACGGGGCTGTGGACATGGGGGCCCGAGGAGCCGCCGCCCGGGACCTGGCCCAGCGCTTTGTGGACGAGGCCCAAAGCCAGGGTGGACAG gtaTTCCAGGCTGGGGATGTGCCCTCCAGCCCATTCTTCTCTCCGACCCTGGTTTCTGGCCTGCCTCCAGCTGCCCCGTGTGCCCAGGCCGAG GTACCATGGCCTGTGGTTGTGGCTTCTCCTTTCCGCACCGCCAAGgaggccctggccctggccaatGGGACGCCGCGGGGAGGCAGCGCCAGTGTGTGGAGTGAGAGGCTGGGGCCCGCCCTGGAGCTGGCCTATGG GCTCAAGATGGGCACTGTGTGGATCAACGCCCACGGCCTCCGAGACCCTGCGGTACCCACAGGTGGCTGCAAAGAGAGTGGGTCTTCCTGGCATGGGGGCCTGGAT GGTCTGTATGAGTATCTGTGGCCCTTGGGGACACCTTCATGGGAGCCCTTCCTTTGCGAGAGTCTCAACTATGACACCTTTGGCCTTGCTGTGCCCTCCAGCCTGCCGTCGGGGCCAGAAACAGGGCCCAG CCCAGCACCTCCCTATGGGCTGTTCATTGCGGGCCGTTTCCAGGCTCCTGGGGCCCGGAGCTCCAGGCCCATCCAGGATTCTTCAGGCAAATTGTGCAGCTACGTGGCTGAGGGTGGAACCAAGGATATCCGAGGTGCTGTGGAGGCCGCTCACCAGGCTGCCCCTGG CTGGGCGGCCCAGTCTCCAGGGGCCCGAGCAGGCCTGCTGTGGGCCCTGGCCGCTGCATTGGAGCGTAGGAAGCCAGCCCTGGCCTCAAAACTAGAGAGCCACGGAGCAGCGCCTGTGGTTGCCAAGACTGAAGTAGAGCTGAGTGTGAGGCGACTCCAGCTCTGGAGCACCCAGGTTCAAGACCGAGGCCAGATACTACAG GTGACAGGGATGAGAGGCCCTGTGCTCCGGCTTCGGGAGCCCCTCGGAGTGCTGGCCGTGGTGTGCCCAGATGAGTGGCCTCTGTTGGCCTTTGTGTCTCTGCTGGCCCCTGCCCTGGCCCACGGCAACGCTGTGATCTTAGTACCCAGTGGAGCCTGTCCTCTGCCAGCCCTGGAGGTCTGTCAG GATGTAGCCGCCCTGTTCCCTGCTGGCCTGGTGAGCGTGGTGACTGGAGATCGGGACCACCTGACCCGCTGCCTGGCCTTACACCAGGACGTCCAGGCCCTGTGGTACTTCGGCTCTGCCCAG GGCTCCCAGTTTGTGGAATGGGCATCTGCAGGAAACCTCAAGTCTGTGTGGGTGAACAGGGGCTTCCCAAGGGCCTGGGATGAGGAGGTCGAAGGGGCAGAAGTGGAGCTGAGTCTGCACGCAGCACGGACCAAGGCCCTGTGGTTGCCAATGGGGGACTGA